A genomic window from Gemmatimonadota bacterium includes:
- a CDS encoding malate synthase A, whose translation MTQSALEAVKVLPPATADARQILTPEALEFLVELHREFERARRARLARRAERQLELDAGALPG comes from the coding sequence GTGACCCAGAGCGCTCTCGAGGCCGTCAAAGTCCTCCCCCCGGCGACGGCGGATGCCCGCCAAATCCTCACGCCCGAAGCCCTGGAATTTCTGGTCGAATTGCACCGCGAATTCGAGCGCGCCCGCCGCGCCCGACTGGCACGACGGGCCGAGAGGCAGCTCGAGTTGGACGCAGGAGCCCTCCCCGGCTT